One stretch of Paenibacillus sp. FSL R5-0341 DNA includes these proteins:
- a CDS encoding MFS transporter gives MKNEIRGDSYRAVLRLPSFVVLLVGRLISGAGQILFSMATMWYILQLTESALAAALIPMLPYLIYAFLGIPLATISDRLPKKQLLIWTDILRAGIACILALLFMTGAMLPWHIYAANLLIAILGFLFNPATQTVIPAILPEPTKQLAPANALLNSSSKTIELLGYALGGILIALISVQSILFIYAVTFLLSAISIFFIHIPVTKVVKQKGVSGFVKDSMQGITFLFSRKILACCIIFGAIINFAGAPLHIFTPIFANMVLQAGPQGYGLLQSAFAAGSIAGSLLSGKYAKRLSLAHWFLISYLISGTSLLLMPMFPNLYIAIACSFLLMLGLALVNVPLVTSILLSTPEEKRGRVMNSMGVLMSGISNPLGLLLGGWFIETYNPSWVYMGIGTFVICMGVASLFVRPFREERSKRTQQQTSAI, from the coding sequence ATGAAAAATGAAATTCGCGGCGACAGTTATCGGGCGGTTTTGCGCCTTCCTTCTTTTGTTGTGCTTCTTGTTGGTAGATTGATTTCTGGCGCTGGGCAGATTTTATTTTCTATGGCGACGATGTGGTATATCCTCCAATTAACGGAGTCGGCACTTGCTGCCGCACTGATTCCGATGTTGCCGTACTTGATCTATGCATTTTTGGGCATTCCTTTGGCTACGATCAGTGATCGCCTGCCGAAAAAGCAACTTTTGATCTGGACAGATATATTGCGTGCAGGCATAGCTTGCATATTGGCTCTTTTGTTCATGACAGGAGCCATGCTTCCGTGGCATATTTACGCAGCCAATCTGCTGATTGCAATCCTTGGTTTTTTGTTCAATCCGGCAACCCAGACAGTCATCCCCGCTATTTTGCCAGAACCTACAAAACAATTAGCTCCAGCGAATGCATTACTGAACTCTTCCTCCAAAACGATTGAATTGCTTGGATACGCCTTGGGGGGCATATTGATCGCGCTCATCTCCGTTCAGTCCATCCTTTTCATCTATGCCGTTACATTTCTGCTGTCCGCCATATCCATTTTCTTTATCCACATCCCTGTAACCAAAGTAGTGAAACAAAAAGGAGTCTCCGGTTTTGTTAAAGATAGCATGCAGGGAATTACGTTCCTGTTTTCCCGTAAAATTTTGGCCTGCTGCATTATCTTTGGAGCCATTATCAATTTTGCGGGTGCGCCGCTGCATATTTTCACGCCGATTTTTGCCAATATGGTGCTGCAAGCCGGACCACAAGGCTACGGCCTGCTTCAGTCAGCTTTTGCCGCTGGCAGTATTGCAGGCTCTCTGCTCAGTGGTAAATATGCCAAACGACTCTCACTCGCTCACTGGTTTTTGATCAGTTATCTTATCTCAGGTACAAGTTTGCTGCTCATGCCGATGTTTCCCAACCTGTATATCGCTATTGCGTGTTCATTTTTGTTGATGCTAGGACTTGCTCTTGTGAATGTTCCACTAGTTACCTCCATTCTATTATCCACCCCGGAAGAAAAAAGAGGACGTGTCATGAACAGTATGGGTGTCTTGATGAGTGGCATTAGTAATCCGCTGGGGTTGTTACTGGGTGGCTGGTTCATTGAAACGTACAATCCTTCATGGGTGTACATGGGGATTGGTACATTTGTTATTTGTATGGGCGTGGCAAGCCTATTTGTCAGACCTTTCCGCGAAGAACGGAGCAAGCGTACTCAACAACAAACGAGTGCGATATAG
- a CDS encoding lanthionine synthetase LanC family protein, translated as MKFASVIPRKDAFENALDHIIRELPQSIQWSNDGHWICFRPEELRLPAQGWKIHLSVIPVEGAKLLRRITPVLSENEVQWKVVSSGLKLIEASNGSIPLPQTGKCVTIYARDEEQFLKLLELMHSCTGDLEGPAIPTDRAYLGSQCVFYRYGAFTDRFYYDRYSGAKVYAIQNPEGKLEEDHRTPGRYKPEWVSEPEELLRIQAMEKNRAASRHSDSNNNEFGIRNIRVRRVLKKSGKGGVFLISGTSYEQAVMKEAVYRMRVDGGGRSAHDYLDNEYRVLDLMKDTGVTPRPLDLFSTENNRYLILEYFESISLREYIHRRHVAADYNRADMHRMGIHILNMVQQCHDKGIVINDLTPNNIVVLTDGSVRLIDLELAYVRSDEDQADPLTGHTPGYVPRGREHSKRSSYEDDLYALGGVFYYMSSSIDPYLKYQQFHLEAAQDYLDHQSNTQLRGLGSLGIEIMSGGHVELSGIRETLIALLEQREVNSGESMDGLEKNECNMEPEEVLRQAERRVKTLYTSLDFNNPLQLFPENSMSKMFHPANFNFGWTGMIFGFNQLGQITQNRQYHQYAYEVLEWILTNHPYVPDETPVALYFGYGAVPWAMAETAERLNDPSLLRRAEDLALEITRDEPVQTNISHGAAGLGLMLLEIYRIGGRPELLARAEELGVYILEQEEQTDESLSLWKVKDKSDKKGHYSLGFSHGIAGIGYYLLALAERTGKEAYYSAVKRIVDTLDRTSHGGQNGVSLWPASPEKPDTLWVHWCNGSAGIGRFLMAAADILQDPLCTRLGLQAADAVAQATVFASFGQCHGIAGNGDFLLLANRKFPGRYETKLAEYTQSLYVLRSDPQEDIWMWPLEDMESFSPDYMTGYMGIYTFLLRRFYPSVASEPLVYSGFDYNREGEAYDANIHI; from the coding sequence TTGAAATTCGCAAGCGTAATCCCCAGGAAGGACGCCTTTGAGAACGCTTTGGATCATATAATCCGGGAACTTCCCCAATCCATCCAATGGTCGAATGACGGCCATTGGATTTGTTTTAGACCGGAGGAATTAAGGCTTCCCGCGCAGGGGTGGAAAATCCATTTATCGGTTATCCCTGTGGAAGGAGCTAAATTGCTGCGACGCATTACACCTGTACTATCAGAAAATGAAGTGCAATGGAAGGTAGTGAGCAGTGGGCTGAAACTGATTGAAGCATCTAACGGTTCCATACCTCTCCCTCAGACTGGGAAGTGTGTCACCATCTACGCACGAGACGAAGAACAGTTCTTGAAGTTACTTGAACTAATGCATTCATGTACAGGTGATCTGGAAGGACCAGCTATTCCGACAGATCGGGCATACCTAGGTAGCCAGTGTGTATTTTATCGTTATGGTGCATTCACTGATCGTTTCTACTATGACCGTTACTCGGGTGCAAAAGTGTATGCCATCCAGAATCCAGAAGGCAAGCTGGAGGAGGATCACAGAACACCGGGCAGGTATAAACCGGAGTGGGTGAGTGAACCTGAGGAATTACTGCGGATTCAGGCGATGGAGAAGAATCGGGCTGCTTCTCGTCATTCCGATTCCAATAACAATGAGTTTGGTATACGAAATATTCGTGTGAGACGTGTACTCAAGAAATCCGGCAAGGGAGGAGTATTTCTCATCTCTGGCACATCCTATGAACAGGCTGTCATGAAAGAAGCGGTGTACCGCATGCGTGTAGACGGTGGTGGACGGTCTGCTCATGACTATCTGGACAATGAGTATCGCGTGCTTGATCTGATGAAGGATACGGGGGTTACCCCAAGGCCGCTTGATCTGTTTAGTACTGAAAATAACCGTTATCTGATCCTGGAGTATTTTGAAAGCATCAGCTTGCGTGAATATATCCATCGCAGACATGTAGCCGCAGATTACAACCGGGCGGATATGCATCGGATGGGTATACATATTCTCAATATGGTGCAGCAATGTCACGATAAAGGAATTGTGATCAATGATCTGACGCCCAACAATATTGTTGTGCTGACGGACGGAAGTGTACGCCTGATTGATCTTGAACTGGCTTATGTCAGAAGTGATGAGGATCAGGCCGATCCATTGACCGGTCATACTCCGGGCTATGTGCCACGGGGACGTGAGCACAGCAAGCGATCCAGTTATGAGGATGATCTGTATGCACTGGGAGGCGTCTTCTATTACATGTCTTCATCCATCGACCCCTATCTGAAATACCAGCAATTCCATCTGGAAGCTGCACAGGATTATCTGGATCATCAGAGTAATACACAGCTTCGTGGCTTGGGGAGTCTGGGCATCGAGATCATGTCTGGCGGACATGTGGAGTTATCAGGAATTCGTGAAACACTGATTGCATTGCTAGAGCAGCGAGAGGTCAATTCAGGAGAAAGCATGGATGGACTAGAGAAAAATGAATGCAATATGGAGCCAGAAGAAGTACTCCGTCAGGCCGAGCGTAGGGTAAAGACACTGTATACTTCTCTTGATTTTAATAACCCCTTGCAACTGTTCCCAGAAAACAGCATGAGCAAGATGTTTCATCCGGCGAATTTCAACTTTGGATGGACAGGGATGATCTTTGGTTTTAATCAGCTTGGTCAGATTACACAAAACAGACAATACCATCAATATGCGTATGAAGTATTGGAATGGATTTTGACGAATCACCCTTACGTTCCAGATGAGACACCTGTAGCATTATACTTTGGATATGGCGCTGTTCCCTGGGCAATGGCAGAGACGGCTGAACGATTAAATGATCCATCGTTGCTTCGACGTGCAGAGGATCTGGCATTGGAAATCACCCGGGATGAGCCAGTACAGACCAATATTAGTCATGGAGCGGCGGGGTTGGGATTGATGCTGCTTGAGATATACCGTATTGGCGGCCGCCCTGAACTTCTGGCAAGAGCAGAGGAGCTGGGGGTTTATATTTTGGAACAAGAAGAGCAGACAGATGAATCATTGAGTTTGTGGAAAGTGAAAGATAAATCGGACAAAAAAGGCCATTATTCCCTTGGATTTTCTCATGGCATCGCAGGTATCGGGTATTATCTGCTTGCCTTGGCGGAGCGTACAGGAAAGGAAGCGTACTATTCTGCTGTGAAGCGAATTGTAGATACACTTGATCGTACGAGTCATGGAGGACAGAATGGCGTGAGCCTGTGGCCTGCATCCCCGGAAAAACCGGATACACTCTGGGTACATTGGTGTAATGGATCGGCGGGTATTGGGCGATTTTTGATGGCAGCGGCTGATATTTTACAAGATCCCCTTTGTACCAGACTTGGACTTCAAGCAGCGGATGCAGTGGCACAGGCAACGGTATTTGCTTCTTTTGGACAGTGTCACGGAATTGCAGGCAATGGAGATTTTCTGCTCTTGGCTAACCGCAAGTTCCCAGGCAGATATGAAACCAAACTAGCTGAGTATACACAGAGCTTGTATGTATTGCGAAGTGATCCACAGGAAGACATATGGATGTGGCCTCTGGAGGACATGGAGTCCTTCTCCCCGGATTATATGACCGGTTATATGGGGATCTATACATTCCTGCTACGCCGGTTTTATCCGTCTGTTGCATCCGAACCACTGGTTTATTCAGGTTTCGATTATAACAGGGAGGGGGAAGCGTATGATGCTAACATCCATATCTGA
- a CDS encoding GNAT family N-acetyltransferase, whose protein sequence is MDQVNIEHTPPAAVEYLSLRQIAGLSAMSREGAEIGLPNSLFAVCLREEDMLIGMGRVIGDGGCFFQVVDIAVHPDVQGMGYGKLIMSEIMNYLRDAVPARGLVSLLADVPADRLYAQFGFEYTSPKSEGMWWRQGE, encoded by the coding sequence ATGGATCAAGTGAATATTGAACACACACCACCCGCAGCAGTGGAGTATCTTTCCCTGCGGCAAATTGCCGGCCTTAGTGCAATGAGCAGGGAAGGGGCGGAGATTGGACTACCGAACAGTCTGTTTGCCGTATGTCTGCGTGAAGAAGATATGCTGATAGGTATGGGGCGAGTGATTGGAGATGGCGGTTGTTTCTTTCAGGTCGTCGATATTGCTGTACATCCGGATGTTCAGGGCATGGGTTATGGAAAACTGATCATGAGCGAGATTATGAATTATCTGCGTGACGCTGTGCCTGCTCGCGGTTTGGTTAGTCTGCTGGCGGATGTTCCAGCTGATCGTCTGTATGCTCAATTTGGATTTGAATACACAAGCCCAAAATCCGAAGGCATGTGGTGGAGACAGGGAGAGTAG